A single Triticum dicoccoides isolate Atlit2015 ecotype Zavitan chromosome 2A, WEW_v2.0, whole genome shotgun sequence DNA region contains:
- the LOC119352428 gene encoding heat shock 70 kDa protein BIP5-like: MARATKLHGLLLAVLLLAATAAAAKEKGSGNGNGNGGPVIGIDLGTTYSCVAVYRNALVEIIANDQGNRITPSWVAFTDSGERLIGEAAKNQAAANPLRTVYDAKRLIGRQFVDAEVQRDMKLLPFKVVDKNGKPHLEVEVKAGDVRTLSPEEVSAMVLTRMKETAEAYLGEKVRDAVITIPAYFNDAQRQATKDAGAIAGLNVVRLINEPTAAAIAYGLDKVADGKERNVLVFDLGGGTFDVSVLALDGGVFEVLATNGDTHLGGEDFDQRVMDHFIRLVKRKHGVDISGDARALGKLRRECERAKRALSTQLQVRVEVESLADGVDLSEPLTRARFEELNADLFRKVMAPVKKAMADAGLAKGDVDEVVLVGGSTRIPKVQQLLRDYFGGKEPHKGVNPDEAVAYGAAVQGGIVRGDAKEVVVLDVTPVTLGIETAGGVMASVIPRNTPIPTKRTKMFTTYQDRQTTVAITVFEGERSMTKDNRLLGKFDLTGIAPAPRGTPQIEVTLEVDVNGILHVGAADKGTGRSEKIEISSAGRSISQEEIERMVQEAEEFAEEDRKVRDRVDARNKLEAYVYSTRTTADGELGAKMDGDDRERVRKAVREAGEWLEANPDADQDDYAEKLKELEDVCSPAFAAAYRNAGGGHDGAAEEDDDHDEL; this comes from the coding sequence ATGGCTCGGGCGACGAAGTTGCACGGGCTACTGCTCGCGGTGCTGCTCCTcgcggccacggcggcggcggcgaaggagaAGGGCTCCGGCAACGGCAACGGCAACGGCGGGCCGGTGATCGGCATCGACCTGGGCACGACCTACTCGTGCGTGGCCGTGTACCGGAACGCGCTCGTGGAGATCATCGCCAACGACCAGGGCAACCGCATCACCCCCTCCTGGGTCGCCTTCACCGACTCCGGCGAGCGCCTCATCGGCGAGGCCGCCAAGAACCAGGCCGCCGCCAACCCGCTCCGCACCGTCTACGACGCCAAGCGACTCATCGGCAGGCAGTTCGTCGACGCCGAGGTGCAGCGGGACATGAAGCTGCTGCCGTTCAAGGTGGTGGACAAGAACGGCAAGCCGCACCTCGAGGTGGAGGTCAAGGCCGGCGACGTGCGGACGCTCAGCCCGGAGGAGGTGAGCGCCATGGTGCTCACCAGGATGAAGGAGACGGCTGAGGCGTATCTCGGCGAGAAGGTCCGGGACGCCGTCATCACCATCCCGGCCTACTTCAACGACGCGCAGCGCCAGGCCACCAAGGACGCCGGCGCCATCGCCGGCCTCAACGTCGTCCGCCTCATCAACgagcccaccgccgccgccatcgcctacGGCCTCGACAAGGTGGCCGACGGGAAGGAGCGGAACGTGCTCGtgttcgacctcggcggcggcaccTTCGACGTCAGCGTGCTCGCGCTCGATGGCGGCGTCTTCGAGGTCCTTGCCACCAACGGCGACACCCATCTCGGAGGCGAGGACTTCGACCAGCGCGTCATGGACCACTTCATCCGGCTCGTCAAGCGGAAGCACGGCGTCGACATCTCCGGCGACGCGCGCGCTCTTGGCAAGCTTCGCCGCGAGTGCGAGCGCGCCAAGCGGGCGCTCAGCACCCAGCTCCAGGTCCGCGTGGAGGTCGAGTCTCTGGCCGACGGTGTCGACTTGTCGGAGCCGCTCACCCGGGCCCGCTTCGAGGAGCTCAACGCCGACCTCTTCCGCAAGGTCATGGCGCCCGTGAAGAAGGCCATGGCGGACGCCGGGCTGGCCAAGGGCGACGTCGACGAGGTGGTGCTGGTCGGCGGCAGCACCAGGATCCCCAAGGTGCAGCAGCTCCTCCGCGACTACTTCGGCGGCAAGGAACCCCACAAGGGCGTCAACCCCGACGAGGCCGTGGCCTACGGCGCGGCGGTGCAGGGCGGCATCGTGCGCGGCGACGCCAAGGAGGTTGTGGTGCTGGATGTGACGCCGGTGACGCTCGGCATCGAGACGGCCGGCGGCGTGATGGCGAGCGTGATCCCTCGGAACACGCCGATCCCGACCAAGAGAACCAAGATGTTCACCACGTACCAGGACAGGCAGACGACGGTGGCCATCACGGTGTTCGAGGGCGAGCGGAGCATGACAAAGGACAACCGGCTGCTGGGCAAGTTCGACCTCACCGGGATCGCGCCGGCGCCGAGGGGCACGCCGCAGATCGAGGTGACCTTGGAGGTGGACGTGAACGGCATCCTGCACGTGGGGGCGGCGGACAAGGGCACGGGCAGGTCGGAGAAGATCGAGATCAGCAGCGCCGGCCGTAGCATCTCGCAGGAGGAGATCGAGCGCATGGTGCAAGAGGCGGAGGAGTTCGCGGAGGAGGACAGGAAGGTGAGGGACAGGGTAGACGCGCGGAACAAGCTGGAGGCGTACGTTTACAGCACCCGGACGACGGCCGACGGCGAGCTGGGGGCCAAGATGGACGGCGACGACAGGGAGAGGGTCAGGAAGGCGGTAAGGGAGGCCGGCGAGTGGCTCGAGGCCAATCCGGACGCCGACCAGGACGACTACGCGGAGAAGCTCAAGGAGCTGGAGGATGTGTGCAGCCCCGCCTTCGCCGCTGCCTACCGGAACGCAGGGGGTGGCCATGACGGCGCCGCCGAGGAGGACGATGACCACGACGAGCTCTAA